From a single Nostoc edaphicum CCNP1411 genomic region:
- a CDS encoding alpha/beta fold hydrolase — MATIEILGVPHAYELTAPTSCPHALVFIHGWLNSRGYWQPVISRLSDDLQCLSYDLRGFGESQSQVKTDFSRAQTSLSLTPISSSALGSPFDSIYTPAAYAQDLAVLLKQLNIKSAWLIGHSLGGTIALWGADQIPECVKGVICINAGGGIYLKEAFEQFRSAGQKFLQVRPRWLSQVPLIDLLFTRASVARPLDRYWARQRVIDFVVADPEAALGTLLDSTTEEEINRLPELVSQLKQPVYFLAGAEDKVMEPKYVRHLASFHRLFQYCADNVLEIPNCGHLAMLEQPDAVADHIRSLVISH, encoded by the coding sequence ATGGCAACTATCGAAATCTTGGGCGTTCCACACGCATACGAGCTAACGGCTCCCACTTCCTGCCCCCATGCTTTAGTATTTATCCACGGTTGGCTTAATAGCCGTGGATATTGGCAACCTGTGATTTCCCGCCTATCAGATGATTTGCAGTGCCTTTCCTATGATTTGCGGGGTTTTGGTGAATCGCAATCCCAGGTAAAAACTGATTTTAGTCGAGCACAAACGTCTCTGAGCCTGACGCCCATCTCCAGTAGTGCGCTTGGCTCACCTTTCGATTCTATTTACACTCCTGCTGCATACGCTCAGGATTTAGCAGTTCTTCTGAAACAGCTGAATATTAAGAGTGCTTGGCTAATTGGTCACTCGTTGGGTGGGACGATCGCTCTTTGGGGAGCAGACCAAATACCTGAGTGTGTTAAGGGAGTTATCTGTATCAACGCTGGTGGTGGTATTTACCTCAAAGAAGCCTTTGAGCAGTTTCGCTCGGCGGGTCAGAAATTTTTGCAAGTCCGCCCGCGCTGGCTGTCCCAGGTGCCTTTGATTGATTTGCTGTTTACTAGAGCGAGTGTGGCTCGTCCTTTAGACCGCTATTGGGCACGTCAGCGGGTAATTGATTTCGTCGTGGCTGACCCAGAAGCGGCTCTGGGAACTCTGTTAGACTCCACAACGGAAGAAGAAATCAATCGTTTACCTGAGTTAGTATCCCAACTGAAGCAGCCAGTTTATTTTTTGGCTGGCGCGGAAGACAAGGTTATGGAACCCAAGTATGTGCGACATTTAGCTAGCTTTCATAGACTGTTCCAATATTGTGCTGACAATGTTTTGGAAATTCCTAATTGCGGACATCTGGCTATGTTGGAGCAGCCGGATGCTGTAGCTGATCACATCCGGTCATTAGTCATTAGTCATTAG
- the tsaD gene encoding tRNA (adenosine(37)-N6)-threonylcarbamoyltransferase complex transferase subunit TsaD, which produces MTTVLAIETSCDETAVAIVNNRKVCSSIVASQIPVHQQYGGVVPEVASRQHLETINEVIAQALEQAQLDWGKIDAIGATCAPGLVGALLVGLTAAKTLAMVHNKPFLGVHHLEGHIYATYLSESTLNPPFLSLLVSGGHTSLIYVKDCGIYETLGQTRDDAAGEAFDKVARLLKLGYPGGPVIDKLAQQGNSQAFALPEGKVSLPGGGVHRYDASFSGLKTAVLRLVQQLEKDGGQVPVADVAASFQNTVARSLTKRAIACALDYGLDTIAIGGGVAANSGLRKNLQAAAVKHSLRVLFPPLKFCTDNAAMIGCAAADHLSRGHISPLTLGVESRLALTQVMKLYQPIE; this is translated from the coding sequence ATGACAACCGTTTTAGCAATAGAAACCAGCTGTGATGAAACTGCCGTCGCAATTGTTAACAATCGTAAAGTTTGTAGCAGTATCGTAGCCTCGCAAATTCCAGTCCATCAGCAGTATGGTGGGGTAGTGCCAGAAGTAGCGTCTCGCCAGCACTTGGAAACAATCAATGAAGTGATCGCTCAAGCCTTAGAGCAAGCCCAACTAGACTGGGGAAAAATTGACGCAATTGGCGCCACTTGTGCCCCTGGACTTGTAGGTGCGCTGTTGGTGGGGTTGACTGCTGCTAAAACCCTAGCGATGGTACACAACAAGCCATTTTTGGGAGTTCATCACCTCGAAGGTCACATTTACGCAACTTACTTGAGTGAATCAACTTTAAATCCCCCTTTCCTTAGTTTATTAGTTTCAGGCGGACATACAAGCTTGATTTATGTCAAAGATTGTGGTATTTACGAAACACTGGGACAAACCCGTGATGATGCAGCGGGTGAAGCCTTTGATAAAGTGGCGCGATTGTTAAAGCTGGGTTATCCCGGTGGGCCAGTGATTGACAAGTTGGCACAACAGGGAAATTCTCAAGCCTTTGCCTTACCGGAAGGAAAAGTTTCTCTACCTGGTGGGGGGGTTCATCGTTATGATGCGAGTTTTAGCGGGTTAAAAACAGCTGTCTTGCGTTTAGTGCAGCAGTTAGAGAAAGATGGTGGACAAGTGCCAGTAGCAGATGTAGCAGCTAGCTTTCAGAATACCGTAGCGCGATCGCTAACCAAAAGAGCGATCGCCTGTGCCCTAGATTATGGTCTAGACACAATTGCCATCGGTGGCGGTGTAGCAGCTAATAGCGGGTTGAGAAAAAACCTCCAAGCCGCTGCCGTTAAACATAGCCTACGCGTCCTATTCCCACCTCTAAAATTCTGTACCGATAACGCCGCCATGATCGGCTGTGCCGCCGCTGACCATCTATCCCGTGGTCATATATCCCCCCTCACGCTAGGGGTTGAGTCTAGGTTAGCGCTCACTCAGGTGATGAAGTTGTATCAACCTATTGAATAG
- the secD gene encoding protein translocase subunit SecD: protein MQRQRSLLILILVLIIAAITVIATIPIPLGLDLRGGSQLTIQVKPSADIPKITERELEGVKKVVEGRINGLGVSEPVIQTVGTDKILVQLPGVNDPEQAERVLGGTAQLEFRTQKPNTETQLLAFQASRAELKAKQEELRKSTDKAAIVKNQEDLQNSNQAIAELFESTNPPLIGKYLKDAYGEPTQGDNWNVAIRFDQQGGELFANLTKNLAGTGRSIGVFLDNELISAPTVGIEFAATGITGGSAVITGRFTPQQANDLGVQLRGGALPVPVEIAEIRTVGATLGKDSITSSIYAGIGGLTLVLIFMVVYYRLPGLIADVALLIYALLTWATFALLGVTLTLPGIAGFILSIGMAVDANVLIFERTREELQAGKSLYRSVESGFYRAFSSILDGNVTTVIACAALFWLGAGLVKGFALTLALGVMVSMFTAVTCSRTLMFLAITIPAFKKPELFSPNLPTSNKAEVA from the coding sequence ATGCAAAGACAGCGATCGCTATTAATTTTGATTTTAGTCCTGATAATCGCCGCTATTACGGTGATTGCCACAATTCCGATACCCCTTGGACTGGACTTGCGCGGAGGGTCACAACTCACAATTCAGGTGAAACCATCAGCGGATATTCCCAAAATCACCGAACGAGAATTGGAAGGTGTGAAGAAAGTTGTCGAAGGTCGGATTAATGGTTTGGGTGTTTCTGAGCCAGTAATTCAAACAGTCGGCACAGATAAAATATTGGTACAACTACCAGGAGTTAATGATCCAGAGCAAGCTGAACGGGTGCTAGGGGGTACAGCGCAGTTAGAATTTCGGACACAAAAGCCGAATACAGAAACCCAACTGCTTGCTTTCCAAGCATCTAGAGCCGAATTGAAAGCCAAGCAAGAAGAGTTGAGAAAGAGCACCGACAAAGCAGCAATTGTCAAAAATCAAGAAGATTTACAGAACAGTAATCAAGCGATCGCAGAATTGTTTGAAAGCACTAATCCACCGCTAATTGGCAAATACCTCAAGGATGCATACGGTGAACCCACTCAAGGCGACAACTGGAATGTTGCCATTCGCTTCGACCAACAGGGTGGTGAACTGTTTGCCAATTTGACGAAAAATCTCGCCGGTACTGGGCGCAGCATTGGTGTTTTTCTGGACAATGAACTGATTAGCGCTCCTACTGTAGGTATAGAATTTGCCGCCACTGGTATTACTGGTGGCTCTGCCGTAATTACAGGACGGTTTACCCCACAACAAGCCAATGACTTAGGTGTACAGCTACGAGGTGGCGCATTACCCGTACCAGTAGAAATTGCCGAAATCCGCACTGTTGGAGCAACCTTGGGTAAAGACAGCATCACTAGCAGTATCTACGCTGGAATCGGTGGTCTGACTTTAGTATTAATATTTATGGTGGTGTACTATAGACTACCAGGACTGATTGCCGATGTCGCACTATTGATTTACGCATTGCTGACCTGGGCTACCTTTGCTTTATTGGGTGTCACCCTGACCCTACCAGGAATTGCCGGTTTCATCCTCAGTATTGGGATGGCGGTAGATGCGAATGTGCTAATTTTTGAGCGGACGCGTGAAGAATTGCAAGCAGGCAAATCCCTTTATCGTTCTGTAGAATCTGGTTTTTACCGCGCCTTTTCCAGTATTTTAGACGGCAACGTGACTACAGTCATTGCCTGTGCGGCACTATTCTGGCTAGGGGCTGGTTTGGTAAAAGGCTTCGCCCTAACTTTGGCCTTGGGTGTAATGGTGAGTATGTTTACAGCAGTTACCTGTAGTCGCACCTTAATGTTTTTAGCAATTACAATTCCCGCATTCAAGAAACCAGAACTTTTCTCTCCGAACCTGCCAACATCAAATAAGGCAGAGGTGGCTTAA
- a CDS encoding DUF4870 domain-containing protein gives MYDTDKRKLLSALSHGAIFFSTTLVSVGIPIAILLVSDDPVVKENAKESINFHFNVWLYGGILGALFFLFGWLVLPLLLLGPLAGLGYLLHWGLTIWALIGVFSNPDIPFRYPYIFRVF, from the coding sequence ATGTACGACACAGACAAGCGAAAGCTTCTATCTGCCTTGTCGCATGGAGCTATATTTTTCAGCACAACCTTGGTATCTGTAGGTATACCTATCGCTATACTGCTCGTCTCTGATGATCCTGTTGTTAAAGAAAACGCCAAAGAATCCATCAATTTCCACTTTAATGTCTGGCTTTACGGAGGAATTCTGGGAGCGTTGTTTTTTCTATTCGGTTGGTTAGTATTACCTCTATTATTGCTGGGGCCACTAGCCGGTCTGGGATATCTATTGCACTGGGGATTAACAATTTGGGCACTCATCGGAGTTTTCAGTAATCCTGATATACCCTTCCGCTATCCCTATATTTTCCGAGTTTTTTAA
- a CDS encoding GNAT family N-acetyltransferase: MNDHQIQFSDRKSEIDLYQLQELLNVSAFWAKGRSIEDLGIAIANSEPVICVWDSERLIGFARATSDGIYRATIWDVVIHPEYQSSGLGSKLVETVLTHPRMRWVERVYLMTTHQQGFYEKIGFQPNTTTTMVLHNLANAAFVTATEVQLQESPQQFRAMSAEC, encoded by the coding sequence ATGAACGATCATCAGATTCAATTTAGCGATCGCAAGTCTGAAATTGACCTTTACCAACTGCAAGAACTGTTAAATGTTTCAGCTTTCTGGGCAAAGGGACGCAGTATTGAAGATTTAGGTATAGCTATTGCCAATAGTGAACCAGTGATTTGCGTCTGGGATAGTGAGCGACTCATTGGCTTTGCTAGAGCAACATCTGATGGCATATATCGCGCCACAATTTGGGATGTTGTGATTCATCCAGAGTATCAAAGTAGTGGTTTGGGAAGTAAGTTAGTAGAAACCGTTTTGACTCATCCCCGCATGAGGTGGGTTGAGCGCGTTTACCTGATGACTACTCACCAGCAGGGTTTCTACGAAAAGATTGGTTTTCAACCTAACACCACCACTACGATGGTGTTACACAACCTAGCTAACGCTGCTTTCGTTACCGCTACAGAAGTTCAGCTTCAGGAATCACCGCAGCAGTTCCGAGCAATGAGTGCTGAGTGCTGA
- the secF gene encoding protein translocase subunit SecF — MKLSINKSRSLWWAISSAFILAGFISMVISWQNPNIKAPLRPSLDFVGGTRLQFERDCTKPGNCDQPIDINIVREVAKEQGLGDSSIQIVTDRDTGGQNGISIRTKNLDREQRTNLQNALSEKVGTFDQQKNQFDTVGPTLGSELFRSGVIALIVSFAGIIIYLSFRFQLDYAVFAIVALLHDVLITAGIFSILGLVLGTEVDSLFIVALLTITGFSVNDTVVIYDRIRETLKINPDRAIADIVDDAVNQTLARSINTTLTTMLSLFAIFLFGGETLKNFALALIIGFTAGAYSSIFIASTLLTLWRERNGETSVVVTDESIDTSAGN; from the coding sequence ATGAAACTGAGTATTAACAAATCGCGATCGCTTTGGTGGGCTATTTCTAGTGCCTTCATTCTCGCCGGTTTCATCTCAATGGTGATTTCTTGGCAAAACCCGAATATCAAAGCACCCCTACGTCCCAGTTTAGATTTTGTTGGTGGTACACGATTGCAGTTTGAACGGGATTGTACCAAACCCGGTAACTGCGACCAGCCAATTGATATTAATATCGTCCGAGAAGTAGCTAAAGAACAAGGACTGGGCGATAGCAGCATCCAAATTGTCACTGACAGAGACACTGGTGGACAAAATGGTATATCAATTCGCACAAAAAACTTGGATCGCGAACAGCGTACCAATTTGCAAAATGCCTTAAGTGAAAAAGTCGGTACTTTTGACCAACAAAAAAATCAATTTGACACGGTTGGTCCTACTCTGGGATCAGAACTATTTAGGTCTGGGGTAATAGCTTTAATAGTTTCCTTTGCAGGCATCATAATCTACTTGAGCTTCCGTTTTCAGTTGGATTATGCGGTGTTTGCGATCGTTGCGCTATTACATGATGTCTTAATTACGGCAGGGATCTTTTCGATTTTGGGTTTAGTACTGGGTACTGAAGTAGATAGCCTGTTCATCGTTGCTTTACTCACAATTACAGGTTTTTCAGTCAACGATACGGTGGTGATTTACGATCGCATTCGAGAAACCCTGAAAATTAATCCCGATCGAGCGATCGCTGACATTGTGGATGATGCTGTGAACCAAACCCTAGCAAGGTCTATCAACACGACTTTAACCACGATGCTATCATTATTCGCTATCTTTCTGTTTGGTGGCGAGACACTGAAAAACTTTGCCTTAGCTTTAATTATTGGCTTTACAGCCGGGGCTTATTCAAGTATTTTCATCGCTAGTACTCTTCTAACTTTGTGGCGAGAGCGCAATGGTGAAACAAGTGTGGTAGTCACTGATGAATCGATTGATACATCTGCGGGTAATTAG
- a CDS encoding L-threonylcarbamoyladenylate synthase, producing MTQISLTNLIAGARAGLLVSFPTDTVPALATVPEKAGLIFAAKQRSQDKPLILMAASAEDLWPYVKGSEDEYQVWQELADKYWPGGLTLVLPASQHLPKVMNPIDPTTIGIRVPNSAIAQTILAQTGPLATTSANFSGQPPLQTIAEIENQFPKVLTLATTEYEGEMLGIGVPSTVAKWTGINWQILRQGAIELEISSDNQI from the coding sequence ATGACACAAATTTCTCTAACAAATTTAATAGCTGGCGCACGTGCTGGTCTTTTGGTGAGCTTTCCTACGGATACTGTTCCGGCACTTGCAACCGTACCAGAAAAAGCAGGATTAATTTTTGCGGCGAAGCAACGCAGTCAAGATAAACCTTTGATTTTGATGGCGGCTAGTGCTGAAGATTTGTGGCCGTATGTCAAAGGTAGTGAAGATGAGTATCAAGTTTGGCAAGAATTAGCAGATAAATATTGGCCGGGAGGGCTGACATTAGTTTTACCAGCGAGTCAACACTTGCCAAAAGTTATGAACCCCATTGACCCGACAACAATTGGTATCCGAGTACCAAACAGTGCGATCGCCCAAACTATTTTGGCGCAAACAGGCCCTCTTGCCACCACTAGCGCCAATTTTTCTGGTCAACCGCCTTTGCAAACGATAGCAGAAATTGAGAATCAGTTTCCCAAAGTTTTGACTCTAGCAACAACAGAATATGAGGGTGAAATGCTGGGAATTGGTGTACCTTCCACCGTTGCTAAATGGACAGGGATAAATTGGCAGATTTTGCGACAAGGTGCGATCGAGTTAGAGATTTCGAGTGATAACCAGATATAG
- the hemB gene encoding porphobilinogen synthase — translation MFPTHRPRRLRTHPQLRRMVRETVLTTSDLIYPLFAVPGEGIANEVKSMPGVYQLSVDKIVEEAKEVYDLGIPSIILFGIPADKDVDATGAWHDCGIVQKAATAVKAAVPDLIVIADTCLCEYTSHGHCGYLQVGDLTGRVLNDPTLELLKKTAVSQAKAGADIIAPSGMMDGFVQAIRQGLDEAGFQDTPILSYAAKYASGYYGPFRDAADSTPQFGDRRTYQMDPGNAREAIKEIELDIAEGADMLMVKPALAYMDIIWRVKEASNLPVAAYNVSGEYAMVKAAALNGWIDEERVVMETLTGFKRAGADLILTYHAKDAARWLK, via the coding sequence ATGTTTCCTACACATCGTCCCCGTCGTCTGCGTACTCATCCCCAACTGCGTCGGATGGTTCGTGAAACTGTTTTAACAACAAGCGATTTAATCTACCCATTATTTGCCGTACCCGGTGAGGGAATCGCTAACGAGGTGAAATCCATGCCCGGAGTCTACCAACTTTCGGTAGATAAAATTGTTGAAGAAGCAAAAGAAGTTTACGACTTAGGAATTCCTTCGATTATTTTATTTGGGATTCCGGCTGATAAAGATGTGGATGCTACTGGCGCTTGGCATGATTGCGGTATCGTCCAAAAAGCAGCGACGGCGGTAAAAGCAGCAGTGCCAGATTTGATTGTAATTGCTGATACTTGTTTGTGTGAGTATACCAGCCACGGTCATTGTGGTTATTTACAAGTTGGTGATTTAACGGGACGAGTTTTAAATGACCCAACTTTGGAATTGTTGAAAAAAACAGCAGTTTCTCAAGCGAAAGCCGGTGCGGATATCATTGCGCCTTCGGGGATGATGGATGGGTTTGTGCAAGCAATTCGTCAGGGTTTAGATGAAGCAGGATTTCAAGACACGCCGATTTTGTCTTATGCTGCTAAGTATGCTTCGGGTTATTATGGCCCATTTCGGGATGCAGCAGACTCGACACCACAATTTGGGGACAGAAGAACTTACCAAATGGACCCAGGTAACGCCCGCGAAGCAATTAAAGAGATTGAATTGGATATCGCTGAAGGTGCTGATATGCTCATGGTTAAGCCAGCCTTGGCATACATGGACATTATCTGGCGCGTGAAGGAAGCGAGTAACTTACCCGTTGCAGCTTACAATGTTTCTGGTGAGTATGCGATGGTGAAAGCTGCGGCTCTCAATGGTTGGATTGATGAGGAGCGCGTGGTTATGGAGACTTTAACAGGCTTTAAACGGGCTGGTGCAGACTTGATTTTGACTTACCATGCCAAAGATGCGGCGCGATGGTTAAAGTAA
- the prmC gene encoding peptide chain release factor N(5)-glutamine methyltransferase: MGEKHLIVSGLQLWQWRNAALEAAIATDVPPAEVDWLLLEVAGLDRLALRLESFKNWPQIQLQLPLEELDQLWQRRLNDRLPVQYIAGVTPWRNFQIAVSSAVLIPRPETECLIDLAEASASNASEHWADLGTGSGAIALGLADVLPKATIHAVDYSLEALAIARTNADNLGFADRIKFYQGSWWEPLTFLKGQFSGMVSNPPYIPTSTLPSLQPEVVNHEPHLALDGGGDGLDCIRHLIEVSPIYLQPGGVWLIEMMAGQADAVRELLQNQGSYCKIQIHADLAGIERFALAYKS; this comes from the coding sequence ATGGGGGAGAAACATCTGATAGTTTCTGGTTTACAACTTTGGCAGTGGCGAAATGCAGCTCTTGAAGCAGCGATCGCCACTGATGTCCCACCAGCAGAGGTAGATTGGCTGCTGCTCGAAGTTGCTGGCTTAGACCGCTTGGCACTGCGTTTGGAGTCTTTTAAAAACTGGCCGCAAATTCAACTGCAATTGCCTTTAGAAGAGTTAGACCAGTTGTGGCAAAGGCGATTAAATGATCGCTTGCCAGTGCAGTATATTGCGGGAGTTACACCTTGGCGTAACTTTCAAATCGCGGTGTCGAGTGCGGTTTTGATTCCTAGACCAGAGACAGAGTGCTTAATTGATTTAGCGGAAGCATCTGCTAGCAATGCTTCAGAACACTGGGCAGATTTGGGTACTGGGAGTGGAGCGATCGCACTGGGATTAGCAGATGTCTTGCCAAAAGCCACAATTCATGCAGTTGATTACAGTTTAGAAGCTCTGGCGATCGCACGAACCAACGCCGATAATTTGGGTTTTGCTGACCGGATTAAATTTTATCAAGGTTCTTGGTGGGAGCCACTGACATTCTTAAAAGGTCAGTTCAGTGGTATGGTGTCGAACCCCCCTTACATACCCACCAGTACCTTACCTAGTTTGCAACCAGAAGTAGTTAACCATGAACCACATCTAGCTTTGGATGGTGGCGGTGATGGCTTAGATTGCATTCGCCATTTGATCGAAGTCTCCCCTATTTATTTGCAACCAGGTGGCGTGTGGTTGATTGAGATGATGGCAGGACAGGCAGATGCAGTGCGAGAACTTTTGCAAAATCAAGGTAGCTATTGTAAAATTCAAATTCATGCTGATTTAGCTGGAATTGAACGCTTTGCCCTTGCTTATAAAAGTTAG
- a CDS encoding alpha-ketoacid dehydrogenase subunit beta, translating into MAETLFFNALREAIDEEMARDSSVFVLGEDVGHYGGSYKVTKDLYQKYGELRILDTPIAENSFTGMAVGAAMTGLRPIIEGMNMGFLLLAFNQISNNAGMLRYTSGGNFKIPMVIRGPGGVGRQLGAEHSQRLETYFQAVPGLKIVACSTPRNAKGLLKSAIRDDNPVLFFEHVLLYNLKEDLPEEEYLLPLDKAEVVREGKDVTIITYSRMRHHVLQAVKTLEKQGYDPEVIDLISLKPLDFDTIGASIRKTHKVIVVEESMRTAGIGAEVIASINDRLFDELDAPVLRLSSQDIPTPYNGNLERLTIIQPEQIVEAVEKMVALRV; encoded by the coding sequence ATGGCAGAAACACTATTCTTCAACGCCTTACGGGAAGCCATTGATGAAGAAATGGCACGTGATTCCAGCGTATTCGTTCTCGGTGAAGATGTAGGACATTACGGCGGTTCCTATAAAGTTACCAAAGACCTGTACCAAAAATATGGCGAACTCCGCATTCTAGACACCCCAATCGCTGAAAATAGCTTTACTGGGATGGCTGTGGGAGCCGCAATGACTGGGTTACGCCCCATCATTGAAGGCATGAATATGGGCTTTTTATTGCTCGCCTTTAATCAAATATCCAACAACGCTGGGATGCTCCGCTATACTTCCGGCGGTAACTTTAAAATTCCGATGGTAATTCGCGGCCCTGGGGGTGTGGGACGGCAGCTAGGCGCAGAACATTCACAGCGACTAGAAACTTACTTCCAAGCTGTGCCAGGGTTGAAGATTGTTGCCTGTTCCACACCAAGAAATGCTAAAGGTCTACTAAAATCCGCTATCCGCGATGATAATCCAGTGTTGTTCTTTGAACACGTTTTACTTTACAACTTGAAAGAAGATTTACCAGAAGAAGAATACTTGCTACCTCTGGATAAAGCAGAAGTTGTGCGTGAGGGTAAAGATGTCACAATTATTACTTATTCGCGAATGCGGCATCATGTGTTGCAAGCTGTGAAAACTCTTGAAAAACAAGGATACGATCCAGAAGTTATCGATTTAATATCCCTCAAACCATTAGATTTTGATACCATTGGTGCATCAATAAGAAAAACCCATAAAGTCATTGTTGTGGAAGAATCAATGCGAACTGCGGGTATTGGAGCAGAAGTCATCGCCTCAATAAACGATCGCTTATTCGATGAATTGGATGCGCCAGTACTACGGCTTTCTTCCCAAGATATTCCCACACCTTATAACGGTAATCTGGAACGACTAACAATCATCCAACCAGAGCAAATCGTGGAAGCTGTGGAAAAAATGGTAGCTTTGCGAGTCTAG
- a CDS encoding GNAT family N-acetyltransferase has product MGFWKTWFSTPESIATTRTNPFEEHTAAAAGNSSSISEASSKEARIVFSTERDIDLYELEELCDAVGWSRRPLRKVKKAIEHSFLVASMWQVRGNQKRLIGFARATSDHAFNATIWDVVVHPDFQSQGLGKALMKYVLKKLRSEEISNVTLFADPHVVDFYRTMGFMADPEGIKGMFWYPH; this is encoded by the coding sequence ATGGGTTTTTGGAAAACTTGGTTTAGTACTCCTGAATCTATAGCGACAACTAGGACAAACCCCTTTGAAGAGCATACAGCGGCAGCTGCGGGCAACTCCAGCAGCATTAGCGAAGCTTCTTCAAAGGAGGCTCGAATCGTCTTTAGTACGGAACGAGACATTGACCTATATGAGCTAGAAGAACTCTGTGATGCAGTTGGTTGGTCGCGTCGTCCTCTAAGAAAAGTGAAAAAAGCTATTGAGCATAGTTTTCTCGTCGCCTCAATGTGGCAGGTGAGAGGAAACCAAAAGCGGCTCATTGGTTTTGCACGGGCTACCTCAGATCACGCGTTTAATGCCACAATTTGGGATGTGGTGGTTCACCCAGACTTTCAAAGTCAAGGACTGGGTAAGGCGCTGATGAAATACGTTCTCAAAAAACTTAGGAGTGAAGAAATTAGTAATGTCACTCTCTTTGCTGACCCACATGTTGTAGATTTCTACCGAACTATGGGGTTTATGGCTGATCCAGAAGGCATCAAAGGCATGTTCTGGTATCCTCACTAG
- a CDS encoding Tic22 family protein: protein MKSFIRLGATLGIAGSVFLTGLSGIGNLPGIGNLEAIALPQDQVVKKLQEVPVFTLTNPKGEFVVLSRNNASKPVSQVGFFISKQDAQKFLDNRLKKENPQLANTLQVRPLSLADYYKIVQESKKKPDSVIYTLVPTQQQVASATSMLNQNGKKGEQFNGIPLFVPKFKKDNSYLTIPVAKGNERYIPFFFEKEQAVALLDEFKKAVPKEAENTEIQVVDLYGVMEALNSSSDPSINKIVLYPSRESINFIRSLSPNQSPAAKPAAPAPKK from the coding sequence ATGAAATCATTTATTCGCTTGGGCGCAACATTGGGTATAGCTGGCAGTGTATTTTTAACTGGGCTTTCAGGAATCGGCAATCTACCAGGAATAGGCAATCTAGAGGCGATCGCGTTGCCACAAGATCAGGTAGTTAAAAAGCTCCAAGAAGTACCTGTATTCACGCTTACCAATCCGAAAGGCGAATTCGTAGTTCTTTCCAGAAACAACGCATCCAAGCCAGTTTCACAAGTAGGGTTTTTTATTAGCAAGCAAGATGCTCAAAAATTCCTTGACAATCGGCTCAAAAAAGAAAATCCCCAGTTGGCAAACACCCTACAGGTTAGACCTTTGTCTCTGGCAGACTACTATAAAATAGTGCAAGAAAGCAAAAAGAAACCAGACTCTGTAATTTATACTTTAGTCCCGACTCAACAACAGGTAGCTTCGGCGACAAGTATGCTCAATCAAAATGGTAAAAAAGGGGAGCAATTCAATGGTATTCCCTTATTTGTACCTAAATTTAAGAAAGATAATAGCTATCTGACCATTCCCGTTGCCAAAGGTAACGAGCGGTACATCCCCTTCTTTTTTGAGAAAGAGCAAGCAGTGGCTCTGTTAGACGAATTCAAGAAAGCCGTGCCAAAGGAAGCAGAAAACACTGAAATTCAGGTAGTGGATTTGTACGGTGTTATGGAGGCTCTCAATAGCAGCAGCGATCCTAGTATCAATAAAATTGTTCTCTATCCATCACGGGAGTCGATCAATTTTATTCGCTCCCTTTCGCCGAATCAATCACCAGCTGCCAAGCCTGCTGCCCCCGCTCCGAAAAAATAA